One Moorella sp. E308F genomic region harbors:
- a CDS encoding ATP-binding cassette domain-containing protein, which translates to MYPTYKLTGLSGPNGDGKSTCLKIIAGLSRLKAGWNESGHL; encoded by the coding sequence ATTTACCCCACCTACAAGCTCACCGGTCTCTCCGGACCCAACGGCGACGGTAAGTCCACCTGCCTGAAGATCATTGCCGGCCTCAGCCGATTAAAAGCCGGCTGGAACGAGAGCGGCCATTTGTAA
- a CDS encoding class I SAM-dependent methyltransferase: protein MAEIFDHKASDYDDWYNRPLGALVDRIEKEPVYAYLEPRAGEHILDVGCGTGNFSLELARLGVKVTGIDISEPMLATARRKAATAGLEIEFLHADAMKLPFADNTFDKIVSVTALEFAPDLKAALAEGYRVLKPGGRMVIGLIGGNSLWSRHYEARAAREPDSLFRYAKFYTLPELLAAMPGKNVKGKAVLFFGPDFDGTKVEEALAIEAAAAKEGRTDGGFIVAVSYKA from the coding sequence ATGGCTGAAATTTTTGATCATAAAGCCAGCGATTATGACGATTGGTACAACCGTCCCCTGGGGGCCCTGGTGGACCGCATAGAAAAAGAGCCTGTATATGCTTATTTAGAACCCCGGGCTGGTGAACATATTCTCGATGTCGGCTGTGGTACCGGCAATTTTTCCTTAGAACTGGCCCGGTTGGGGGTAAAGGTGACCGGCATAGACATTTCCGAGCCCATGCTGGCCACGGCGCGTCGCAAGGCCGCTACAGCAGGGCTGGAAATCGAATTTCTCCATGCCGACGCCATGAAGTTACCCTTTGCCGATAACACCTTTGATAAGATAGTTTCGGTTACGGCCCTGGAATTTGCGCCGGATTTAAAGGCCGCCCTGGCGGAGGGTTACCGCGTGCTAAAGCCAGGGGGAAGGATGGTCATCGGCCTCATCGGCGGCAACAGTCTCTGGAGCCGCCATTATGAGGCCCGGGCCGCCCGGGAGCCAGACAGCCTCTTCCGGTATGCAAAATTTTATACCCTGCCCGAACTCCTGGCTGCCATGCCCGGTAAAAACGTTAAGGGTAAAGCCGTTCTCTTCTTCGGTCCCGACTTTGATGGCACAAAAGTAGAAGAGGCCCTGGCCATCGAAGCTGCCGCCGCTAAAGAAGGCCGCACCGATGGCGGGTTTATTGTAGCGGTGAGTTATAAAGCCTAA
- a CDS encoding IclR family transcriptional regulator, translating into MTRVNKTKGVQAVDRALAILETLAREGSPMMLSAISAELRLNISTVHRLLNALAAHGLVEQEPYQGRYRLGIRAFEIGNRALYSLDIRSIARPALHQLVDDFNETANLAILDKYEVVYIDQVESSNIIKMLARPGTRAPAYCTGAGKVLLAYLSENQLNMFLREVPLFPYTATTIIDPIQLREELQKIRRQGFALDHGEREEGVRCVAAPVFNHENKVIAAVSVAGPANRMPPELMAGKLATAVVQVALQIGQHLGYQHR; encoded by the coding sequence GTGACGAGGGTTAATAAAACAAAGGGAGTCCAGGCCGTTGACCGGGCCCTGGCCATCCTGGAAACCCTAGCCCGGGAAGGCTCCCCCATGATGCTTTCGGCCATCAGTGCCGAACTCAGGCTGAATATAAGTACTGTTCACAGGTTGTTAAATGCCCTGGCGGCCCATGGTCTGGTTGAGCAGGAACCTTACCAGGGCCGCTACCGCTTGGGAATCAGAGCCTTTGAGATTGGCAACCGCGCCCTTTACAGCCTGGACATCCGGTCCATAGCCCGGCCGGCATTACACCAGCTGGTAGACGATTTTAATGAAACGGCCAACCTGGCGATCTTAGATAAATATGAAGTCGTCTATATTGACCAGGTCGAGTCCAGTAACATCATCAAGATGCTGGCGCGGCCGGGTACCCGCGCCCCAGCTTACTGTACCGGCGCAGGAAAAGTCCTCCTCGCCTATTTAAGTGAAAACCAGTTAAATATGTTTCTCCGGGAAGTTCCCCTCTTCCCTTATACTGCCACAACAATCATCGATCCTATCCAGCTGCGGGAAGAGTTGCAAAAAATCCGCCGCCAGGGCTTTGCCCTGGATCACGGGGAGAGGGAGGAAGGGGTTCGTTGCGTTGCCGCCCCAGTATTTAACCATGAAAATAAAGTTATAGCCGCCGTAAGTGTTGCAGGTCCAGCCAACCGGATGCCGCCAGAGTTGATGGCAGGTAAACTGGCTACCGCTGTTGTTCAGGTTGCCCTGCAAATTGGCCAGCATTTAGGTTATCAACATCGATAA